The following coding sequences lie in one Paracholeplasma manati genomic window:
- a CDS encoding cation:proton antiporter, producing MLLSLGLLLLMGLVLAALFKKIQLPTLIGFIITGIVLGPHVLNQMDSNLLLISSDLRTLALVIILIRAGLSLDIHKIIKQGRIAILLTFLPATFEIVGSVLFAHFMLGWTWLDGFILGTILAAVSPAVIVPRMLHLIERKYGSKHGIPDMVMAGASADDIYVILLFTIGISIYQTGTFQVVDVVFLPLKVILGVVYGLLLGKLLVIFFKKVHIRDTIKVLIIIGLSLVLISLENALYYSGLLSIVSLALMIYQDYPILSSRLLKKYEKIWLFAEMLLFVLVGAALDISVIPTIGFIGLGLIVSVLIIRLLGVWVCTIQSNTTKKEKLFMVISYIPKATVQASIGAIPLALGMAKGTEILAIAVMAILITAPIGALLIDQTQYRLLAIENT from the coding sequence ATGTTATTATCTTTAGGTTTACTCTTACTCATGGGCTTGGTTTTGGCCGCCTTATTCAAAAAAATCCAGTTACCAACCCTGATTGGGTTTATTATAACAGGGATTGTTTTAGGACCACATGTTTTGAATCAAATGGATTCGAATCTATTGTTGATATCCAGTGATTTAAGGACACTTGCCTTGGTCATTATCCTCATTCGAGCAGGTTTATCACTGGATATTCATAAAATCATTAAACAGGGTAGAATCGCCATTTTACTGACTTTTTTACCAGCTACTTTTGAGATTGTTGGTTCGGTTTTATTCGCACATTTTATGCTGGGTTGGACATGGTTAGATGGGTTCATCTTAGGGACGATTTTGGCAGCTGTATCGCCAGCGGTCATCGTGCCACGAATGCTTCATTTGATAGAACGAAAATACGGTTCGAAACACGGTATTCCGGATATGGTGATGGCAGGGGCGTCTGCCGATGATATTTATGTCATTTTGTTATTCACAATTGGTATATCTATATATCAAACCGGGACATTTCAAGTGGTGGATGTTGTTTTTTTACCACTTAAGGTCATCTTAGGTGTGGTCTATGGTTTATTGTTGGGCAAACTACTGGTGATCTTTTTCAAAAAAGTGCACATCAGAGATACCATTAAAGTGTTGATCATCATAGGGCTTTCTCTAGTCCTCATATCGTTAGAAAATGCATTATATTATTCAGGATTACTCTCGATTGTTTCTTTAGCATTGATGATTTATCAAGACTATCCGATATTATCTAGTCGGTTGTTAAAAAAATACGAGAAGATTTGGTTGTTTGCCGAAATGTTGTTGTTTGTTTTGGTCGGTGCAGCGTTAGATATCTCTGTGATACCAACCATCGGGTTCATTGGTCTAGGGTTAATCGTTAGCGTGCTGATCATTCGTTTATTGGGTGTTTGGGTTTGTACGATTCAATCGAATACCACAAAGAAGGAAAAACTGTTTATGGTTATTTCCTATATACCAAAAGCGACCGTTCAAGCATCCATTGGTGCGATACCCCTCGCTTTAGGGATGGCAAAAGGTACTGAAATACTGGCCATCGCCGTGATGGCGATTCTCATCA